Proteins from a single region of Chryseobacterium arthrosphaerae:
- a CDS encoding DUF6624 domain-containing protein has protein sequence DKPLQAELLAILEEDQKYRMQMDETQKKFGPQSKEMNDLWKITMQKDSLNLIKVKKILDEQGWVGKEKVGAQANSALFLVIQHSDLETQKKYLPMMKEAVTKGNASAGSLALLIDRIEIREGRKQIYGSQIGINQSNNTYYVLPLLDP, from the coding sequence TGACAAACCCCTGCAGGCTGAATTATTGGCAATTCTCGAGGAAGACCAAAAATACAGAATGCAAATGGACGAAACCCAGAAAAAATTTGGTCCGCAATCTAAAGAAATGAATGATCTTTGGAAAATAACAATGCAGAAAGACTCACTTAACTTAATAAAAGTAAAAAAAATATTAGATGAGCAAGGCTGGGTTGGTAAAGAGAAAGTAGGCGCACAAGCCAACAGTGCATTATTTCTTGTCATTCAACATTCAGATCTTGAAACGCAGAAAAAATATCTCCCAATGATGAAAGAAGCTGTCACAAAAGGAAATGCAAGTGCCGGTTCTTTAGCTTTGTTAATTGACAGAATAGAAATCCGGGAAGGCAGAAAACAAATATACGGAAGCCAGATAGGAATCAATCAAAGTAATAATACTTACTATGTTTTACCTTTACTAGATCCTG